Sequence from the Methanobrevibacter arboriphilus genome:
AATATTCAATTATAATGGTGAAAGCTATTCCAGTAAAATATTAGAAATAAAACACGAAAATATAAGAGTGAAATATAGGGCACAGGAAAAATGGATAAGTTTTTCTGATGTTAAAAAAATATTCTAGAATTATTAAGTATAATTTTAGAATTATTATAATTTTTAGAATTATTAATAAATTACTTTATTAATTATAATTTAATTTATTCTATAAATTAACTTATTTTTTGCTAATGAATCAATGAACCTATAGTTTAAATTCTTTTATTAACTATATAAATTAATATTATACCATATTTTAATATTTACATAGCTATAACTCATGAGTTACTATATTAAAATAAATAAAATAGTTATGATAAATAGAATAATAGACAGATTTTATTTATAATATCCAAAATAATTAAATAAAATCATGTACATATATAATAGTAACTTAATACTGGGGGTGATGAGTTATGGATAGAGTTCCCGTTAATTCAAAAGATCTTGCTTCGGTAGGATATGACCCTATAACACAAACATTAGAAGTCGAACTTCTAAATAAAAAGATTTATCACTTCTATGGGGTTTCTAATTCAGACCATGAAGATTTATTATCCGCTGATTCACATGGAACATATTTCAGCAAATATATTAAGGAAAAATATCCATACAAAAAACTTTAAAAAATTGAAAGAATAACATATTTTTCTATTAATTAATAATTCATTTTTCTATTAATTCTATTTTCAAAAATTTTTCATTTTTATATTTTAAATTTATATTTAGACTAATTTTTAGATTTATTATTAAATTAAATATTAAATTAAATTTTAAATAATACTAATATAGATAATATTAATAATAATATAAAATAATACTAATATCTAAAAAAAAATAAAAATAAACATTAATATAATAAAAAAAATACTAAATAAATGATTTATGAGCAAAATAAGTAGATTTTTCATCACCTTTAGAAAAAAATACAAATAAAAATATGTTAAAACACCCTAATAAAATTTACTATATAAAATTAAACAAAATAATATTTTTTAATAAGTATATTGAACTACATTATTAAACATTACTTTTCAGTAGCCATCAATATTATTATATTATAACCTATCTCTCTTTTTCAGGTTTCTTTTTAGATTTTCTTCTTTTAATAATGCGCCTTATCTTCAATTTATAAGAAAATGCCTTAATAGGTATCTTTAATTTCTTATAAACTATTAAAAGAAAAACTTTCAACTTATTAAAAATAGTCCAAATTATCATATTAAACCCCAAAAAAACATTATAAATATAATAGTAATAAAAACTAAAAAATTTAAAAAAGAAAATAATGTATTTATAATTCTTAAAATTTCTTATCAGCTTCTTTGGTACCATACTCCTAATTTATTCACCCTTACTTACCAATAACCTTAAAATCAATATTATTGCAATTAATAACATAATTATCCCTAAAATTTTTAATATCATTTTTAAATCACCTTTTTTTGATAAATTTCACATATAATATTACAAAGGTTTTCCCAATAATACTGATTCAATTCATAATAATTACATTAAACAACAATAATTAGAAAATTTGTTATGATTATAATTGTTTATTAATTTTTCTTTTTCAATTTAAAATAAACCTATATTAATATATTTTGTTACTATAATATAATAGAAATCTAAAAAATAAATAAACTTGAAACTAATACTTTTCCAACTGCAAAACTAAACATTACAAATGAAAAAAGATAATTAATATAAATAATGTTTAAAATTAGAGTAAAGCCAAGATTCAGAGGCGGAAACACTATTTCTCCTGTTTTCACCCTAACTTTGGGGTTCCAGTTGCGTTATAAAAACATCAATATTTTGAAAGAAAAAAAATGTGAGATTGATGATTTGCGAATGTTTAACGCATAAAAAAAAATATCTTTTTTATTCCCACACCGGGCGTCTTTTTTTGAGAAATATAAAACTTTGAAAACCTATACTATACTATGTTTTCCCTCACTAATAAAAGATATGTTATTTTTGTTTGAAAATTCCTAAAAAAAATAGCTTTATAAAATTAAATATAAAAAAAATTTAAAAAAAGAAAATAATGTATTTATAATTTTTAAGATTTTCTATCAGCTTCTTTAGCCTCATACTCGGCTTTATCTTTAGCTTTTTTACCTTCATGTTCAGTTTTATTTTTTGCTTCTTCTGTTTTATCTTTAACAGTATCTGTAGCATCATCAACCTTATCTTTTGCATCTGATGCAACATCTTCAGCTACGCTCTTAGCATCTGATGCAACATCTTTAATCTTCTCATTAGTTTCATTAACCTTTTTTTTCAATTTATCTTTTAAATCATCACTCATGTTTTCATCCTCATTCAATAATTCATTTCAATTAATATCTATATAAAAAAAAATATTTCTATTTAAAATAGAAATTATTTATTCCATATCTACCATAATATTCAGTAATATTACATCTTTTATTTTTTTTATCTCATTAAATGTAATAATTTCTTTGGCACGTGAAAATATCCCTTTATCTAATTTAATAACAATTTCATTGATTGTTCCAGTATCTTCATTAAATTTAACAGTATCAACTTTCCCAATACTTTGCCCCTCTTTATCAATTACTTCCATATCAAGAAAATCCTTCATATCCATGAAAAAAACCCCCCAGTTATATATTAAAATAATTTTGTTGAATTTACATTTCAAGTATATTCAACTGTATAACATGCCTTTCAATAGACATTATTATAATGTTCCTCATTTCCATGAGCATATGCCTTTGCCTAATTTAATTTCTAAATACTCATTTTTTGTCAAATAACAATCATTTTTCAAAAACCCACTTTCATATTAAAACAACAATCACAATATATACAAAATCTCTAATTATAATATGTTTTTAATGATACTTAATGATATATAAAAAGAGAACATTCCAATTACATATTTTATAAAAGAAGTAATATAAAAAAATATTAAAAAATAGTATTTACACTTGAAAAAACACTACTTGCAACTGCAAGACTAAACATTTCAAATGAAAAAAATAAATATATTATGAAATTATAAATATTAAATTGTTATTCTAAAAGTAGAATAAAGTATATATAAATCCTATAAAGGTTGTTGAATTATATATCAAAAATAGGTAGGTCTTGATTAACGATTCGAATTTTTAACATCCTATTGCCTCTTTCCCAACATTCAACAAACATCTATATTTTTTTAATTCAGATAATGCATTATTTTCAGCTTCAATTTTATTGATTACTCCATAACCTGTTACTTCTTTTTCAGACACTAATTTCAAGTAATGATCAAAAACACTAATAACATAATCAATCGTAAACTCTTTTTTCATACGAAGTTTAATATCAATAACATCAATCATCATATTAATAATTCTAACTAAAAGGTCTAATTCATCTTTTGTTAGATAGTTTTTACCAATTTTAACATCCGATTTAGTAACATCCTTTTTACCCTCCCATGTGGTTAAACCCATATGCGGTTTAGTATGATCAGCACGATAATAAACCAATTCTTTTGCTGTTGAGTCTGTAACAGCCTGATATAGTTTATTCTGCATAGTCCCATAAAACTCACCAATTTTAAGAGAACTTGGCTCATAATCTGTTGCATGAATAAATAACTCATTAAGTACTTTTTGAACATGAGTACTTTCTGAACGTAGTTTTTTAAGGTGTTGTAATGCCTGTTCTTTTTTATCTTCTTTTATATAATAACCATCTTTTCTTATAGATGGAAGTACTTCTTTAGTGAGCCATTTTTTAAAACTCTTTGCAGTTTTTAGCTTAGATGATAAAATAAGACTATACAAACCAGATTCATTAATGATAGTCATGTCTTGCTTTCCACCAAGGGTGCCCTGTTTTGCAACCCCCTTATCTTCATCATCAACATGCCTTTTTAATGCGTTCCTTGTTTTTTTATACCCTAATTTTGTTGCTATTTCCTTTCCAACAAACCAATACTCATTATTTTGTATTAATACAGTTATTTTACCAAATTCTTCATTTTCAAAGTTCATTAATTCATTCATTATTTCACCAGTATTTAATATTTAAGAAATTCAACCACTAAAATTAGAAAAAGTGAGTCAAATAAAAATATAAAAACTAGTAAAATGTATTAGATAGAAACCTTTATATACTAAAAAAAATTAAGTATTATATAGATTTGTGTACTCATTTCTTAGTCGTTCTTTTTTGGGTTTTCATTAGTAGCTGTAACTACTAATGATTACTTTGACTATTTTTTTTCTAATTTTTTATTTACAATTTTTATTTAGTTAAAACAGATATATAAATATTTGTATTTTATTTAACAAAATACTATTTTTTTAGATTACTTATCATTACCTCTTCAATAAATATTAACTGGTTCTTTAATTATTTTAATCATATTGATAACTAATGTTATATTTATAATTTAGTATACATGTATTGTAACTTTTTTAATATATTATAATGATTAATAATTAAGATTAAAAATATTTAAAAAAAAATAAAAGTAGATCACTAAAGTTCTACCCTTAAAATTTATAATATTAATATTTTAATATTATTAAATAAAAAAATCCCCCTCAAACAACAGAAGTTGTCAAGGGGTAAAAAATACAATAATATTAAATATTAAGATTATTTAAGTTATAAATTAATAAAAACTACATTAAACAGATTCTACTGCTACAAGGTCATTAGTTTCTCCATCAACATTCAAGTTTATATAATCAACAACAACATAATCCTTATCATTTATTTTTATAGTCGTATTTGGCTCAAATATTGCCACAGGGTAATATTTTAAAGGAACCTCCACACACAAACCATATTCACTACTATTTATTAAATTATACTCTTGTGAGGGGGTTATCACAACTCCATCGGCATCAGATATTGTGAGATTTTCTTTTATAATTTTATCCACTGCTTGATTATCATTATCAACAGTCAATAAAAATCCTGCAGCCATGCTTCCTACTATTAATAATATAAATATTCCACCGATTATTGCTAAAATTGTTTTAATCATTTAAAACCTCATAAATTAAATATTAATTATTTAATAGTATGTATGATTAATATAAAAAACTTTCTAAAAAAAATAGAGGTAGACCTAATAATAGACCTACCTCATAAAATTTATTTTAATTATATTTAATATAATTATTTTATAATAAGTTTAGAAAGGAATAATTGCTAAAACCTAAAATCTATTCATCCATCCAAGCTGGATTAATACTAACAATCTGGTTACTACACCAATGTTCCCCAAGCTCATATCTTCGACTATTCCAATCTACAATAGCAGCTAAATCAACAATAGTAGGTTTACTGAATTCTTTACTAGATATTCTTATTGTAAGATGAGTAACATTAGTACATTGCCATTGGATATAATCACACTTATAACCCATTATCAAGGCCACAGCACGAGCTAATTGTGACCAGTCTACACAATTACCCATAAGGCCATTAGTAAGTGCTGATATTTCTTTTTGTGTTCCAATAAAACGACTATTCAAGTAGTATTTGTATAATCCTTTCTTTGTTTTAGCATAAGTTCTTAGTTTTTCTACAAATTCAGTGAAATTATTGAATTTTCCTATTAGTTTTTGAATAGCTAGGATATATTTATTTTTCTGCCAATCCTGTGTTGGTTTTATATCTGTAGCTGTTGTTTTAGGTTTGACTATCCAAACATTTAAAGGGGCTTTACCATGCTTAGCTTTATAATCTTTTATTCTAGCTACCATATCTTTTAAAACATGATATTGTATTCCTTCACCTGATTCTTTACCTAATTTAATCAAGGTATCTTTTTTTAAATCAGCAATATATTTTTTAACATCCCACATTTTAGCTACTGTTGGATAAGGTATTAATAATTCTTTATTTGATATATCTATAATTTTTGACATAAATATTAAGCCTCTTCATTATTATTTAATAATCTAGAACCCACATAACCACCAACTAAACCTAAAAACAATGTAATAACTGGTATTATTGGTTCATTTGCTCTCATTATTATAGCTACTATTACAACAAGACCCGCCACACTCACAGCTACAAGGTCATTTACATTTATTTCCTTAAATTTCATTTTTATTATCCTCCATCAAAACAGTTTAAAAAATTGCCACACCATAAGAGTAAATAAACCCCCAAATATTGTTAAAAACACCCCGAGCATGAGTTTAATAGTATTCCATGTGGCGACTTGTTCTTTGATAGCTATGGTGTTTTCTTCAATGCTTTTACGATGTTCTTTCAGCGATTCTTGAAAGTCTTCATTATCTTCTTTCACTTGTTCTAAGACAGTTTCCAGCTTTGTTAACCGGGAATCCTGAATACATGGATTGTTATGTTTGTTTGGCATTTTTGAATCCACCTCAAAATATTTTTATAGCTAACGCTAACACATAATTTAAATTTAATAAAAAAATAGTAATATTATAAATAAAAATAATTTAATTTTAATTTATTCTAATTCAGCTAATTCATCTTTTAAAACATTTCTAGAATCTCTAATATCTAGCAATTCCTGAGGTACTTCTTGATTATTAATTATATATTCCATAATTTCAGAAATAACATATTCAGTACTTTCTAATTCTTGATAAATCTCTGAAATTCTTAATCTAACAGTATCTACAATAATTTTACCCTCATTATCAAGTTTTAATGGTACTGGTGGGTCTTGAACTATTTTATCGTACTCTTCTTGTGTTAGTTCAACTATATGCTCTCCACTCGTAGCTTCATGACACAGAAATATTTCTTGTTTTTCTTCATTACTAATATTATAACTTAATATAATTTTATCTTCCATACACACACCACCTAACTCCAGATGTACCTGCTGTTGTTCGTTGAGCGTAAATATCAACCGAAGAAACTTGATTATTTCCATTACCACAATTTTGATATAATGGTGACTGAGCTATTACAGATGTTAGTGTTCCTCCAACATTGTGAAAGGTAAAAGGAAAATTAACTGTTGTACTTGCTGTTCCATTACTACCAGTTGTTGTTAGATTTACCAAACCCCAACAAGCACTATAAATGTAAACTCCATCTTTTTTATATCTAATACCATTATCATACTTTTCTACTGTTATATTATCCCCTATTTTACTTAGTAATTCTGTTTTAACATCAATCAAGTCCTGAGGAGTTTGTCTTTGAACTTCAAAAGTAAAACAAGAATCAATTTCAGAAGTACTCATACTTGATTCAACATAAGAACTATTGAAAACTCCTCCAAAGTTTTCAGAATGTGAAAAATCATACCCATCAAGATTAATCCAATCACCTGATTCTAAATTAATAGTAACAAACTTTCCACTTATTGCACCTAAATGATTATATCCAACAATATAATCTCCATTAGCTAATTCAGAATATTTTTTAGTAACCCTTCTAATTCTTGAAGCATATTTATCATACTTCTGACCACCAAGATATTCAGAGTCTAAACCTGAATTTATTCCATCGACTGTTTTAATCACATTTAATAATTGTTGAGCAGATAATGATAATTCTGTACCTTCCTTATTGAAAAATACATCACCTATTTTCGCTGTTCGAGGTATTTCATTAATATCCTCAAGTTCCTCTGTTTCTAGAACCTTTTCAATAAGTTCATCTTCCCATTGAGCTACTCCTTCGATTTGATCTAAGAAAATCTTAACTTTACTATCATTATCCGGTGTTTTAGTAACTATTTCAAAATGAATATTATTAATAATTGTACTAGTATTAGCTGTGATTTTCACTTTAAATTCTGTATTATTAATATTATAATTTTTAAGATCTTCATTATTCTGTATATCTTTTATTTTAATATCATTCGCATCATAAATACCAATACTAAAATCATTATTTGAACTATCTATTCTAAAGATTTTCAGATTATTATATAAAGCTAAATAAATTATACAATCAAGTGTGAATGAATCTCCAGAATTAAGAATAATACTATCCCCATCATTTTCTCCTGTAAGATTAATTAAACTTATATTCATGAATTTAGCTTTTTGTGAAATCTCACTATCATTAAAAGCACCATTCTGATAATTACGAGGGATATTAACTGCTCCAATGACCTCGAACATACTTGCAAGTAGCATACTACTGCCAGTATATTCGATATACGCCCCCTCACCTTCTCGAGGATATGGATTTTTAGTATCATAAGTCATAATCTATACCTCACCATAGCATTCAACAAGCTCATATTCTTCATCAAAAATCATAGTGACCTCTTTATTTCTAACTCTTATAAAATCATCTTTATAAACTTCAGCACTAATAAGTAACTCATTTATATTTAATTCAACTTCACTATTAGCTTCAATATTCATTCTAAGTAAATCATAATCAATATTCATATTATCTCAACCTCATAATCTAAAAATTTTGCAATAAAACTTATTAATTCAATATTAACAGTTACAGGAACATTAATCAAAACAATCTCTGATTTACCAGTTCTCAATAAATCATTTGTTATAAACCTATCACTAGTCAATTCATTTTCTTTAAATCTACTACTAAACTTAAAATTATCTCTAAATTGTTCTATTGTAATATAACCTTCTATTTCAGAAGTTTCAATAATAGCTATTTGATTTAAAACATATTCCAAACCTTTAATTGTTGCAGTATTATAATAATTCAAGATTAAATAAGCACGATATTCATCATCAGACCAATTAAAATCCCTTTTGACCCCCATACTTTTACCAAGCACATTCAAATAGCTATTACTACACCTTATCGGAGAACGATTAAGTACAGATTGATTATACACATCACTAACACTATCTAATGATTTACCAATAAGGTTATAGAAAAACCAGCCTGCGTCTGATGGAGGATTCATGACATTATTTTCTTCATCGAAGTAATCAGATATCATATCTCCATTTTCACTAGTATCATCATAAGCCATTATTTTTCACCCTTCCACAATATTCAAATCGCCCATAACAGCATATTCTTCATTTGTTAAATCCACATCTGAAAGCTCATCAATTCTAACTAAAATAACTCCCTCAGTTGATTCAACCATAAATAAAAGGCAATTTGATTTAAAAACATCTCCTATCTCAATATCATTAATATAATTTTGAATGTTATTTTTTATTTGATCTTTAACAATCTCAGGAACATAATTATTATCTAAAAAAACAGTGATTGTAGTATTTTCATCAATAACTGTCACTGGTGTAGCTTCTTGAAAATACAAATCATGATCAACAATATCATTCTCTTTTAAATTAAAATAATTAACTAGATCAACTTCTCTAATGTCATTTTGAGGTTTATAAATTAATTTTCCTTGTTTGTTATTTATTTTCTTATATTTTGCACTTTTAACAATTGTTTCTGCTTTCTTTTCAAACCACAAGGCAGTTCGAGGTTGATAATTAAGCCAACAATCTTTAATCCTAGCTCTATAATTATCATCATCTTCACCATCTTTTCCATCTGTGACATCTTCTTCATTTATCACTGAAATATCAATACCCAATGGAGTAATAATTGTGTTTATTTCACCTGCTTTTACATTACCAATAGTCCCCTCTTCTTCACAAATAACCTCCACAACACCTGTAGATTCTCCTCTGAGTATTTTCAAATCTTCAGTTGTGGTAAAAATCACTAAATCATCAGTTGATACTTCTGTTCCTTCGAGTATGGTGAAAGGTGATTCTAAAGGATTTGGTAAATTGAAAATAACATTAGTAGTGCTAAATGATGGGTCTTCACGATATACTCCTTTTTGATAGCCTATTTCATCAAGGGCATCACCAATTGCATCATTAAGTCTGAAATTCTCATCATTTGTTTCAGCCATCATTTCTTGATTAAATTGTAACATTGAATAAATAACAATAAAACCATAATTAACACTTCCTGGATTAAAGTCTGCAACAGTAGTTAAGCCTTGGAATTGAGCATTACGAACTAAATCTATATTTTCATCAATAATATCTGATAATTTTCTTATAGATCCATCACCTTTTATAAATTCAGCATCTTCTTGTATTATCATAATAAATCATCCTCAATTATTTCATCACCATTAACAGTTGTAATTTTTAATTTAAAATTACCATTTTCATAGTAACATTCAGCATCTTTGATTCTAGAGTCTTGAATTACAGAAGTTTCAATATCAAGACAAATAATAGCTCTCATCTCATTACTATCATCATATCCTAGAAATTCTTTAAGATTAGTTCCATAATCTTCATCAATATAATAATAAGTTCCTTTATATGTTTTAATCCTATTTTTAATCGCTTGATGGAGATTGTCTAATCCTGAAACTAAAGCTATTTGCCCATTACTTGAAAGTTTACCATGACTTGCAATATCTGTTCCCAAATCAACCATAATTAAATCACCTTTTTACCATTACGATAATTACGAGCTGAAACAGAAGAACAATCATAAAGTTTTCCTTTATATTTATTCCAAAAATGACGATTAGACCTGTCGTTGAAATTAGCAATTCCAGATATAACATTTACTTTTATACCTGCACCTCTACACATCATATAAAATATATAAGCGTAATCAACACAGTTGGCTCTTTTATTTTTCCAACACCATTCAGCACTAGCTTTACCGAATTTATTCTCATTTTCACTTGGAATTTTATGTCCTTTATAATATTTGTATTTAAAATTACCATTACCTGTTTTAAGCCACTTATATATCGCAGATACATTTTTAAGCTTTTTTCCCTGTAGTCTTATTCTTTTTTCTATATCACTACTTCCATTGCTGACAGAAGTTGTGTATTTTTCAGAATATTGTGAACCAGGAGCTGGAACTGATGAAGAAATATTCAATTGAACATCATCTTCAGATTCATCAGTACTAATTATAAAATAAGTTTTAGTCGAACGAAGAGGAGGGCTTAATTCAATGTAACTACCTTCTCTAATCAGTTTTAATGGAGGTATTGTTAGTTTTGAGTCTTTTTTAGGTTTGCTTTTCTCTTTATATTCATTTTTCAATTCTCGTAAAGCTTTTTTCTTATCTAATACTTTTTGTTCAGCTGTAGTATTACTATCACTAGAACTACTACCTTTCGTCAAACTATATTTACAACTACCTTCTTTACTTTTACCACTAACACCATCATAATCAACATCACATCTCCCACCGTTTGGATTAACATAACTACAATTGATTTCACCCTCAACAGCAGTTTTCCTACCTTTAGCTCCAATGGCTCTTAAATATCCTGATTGTTTACATGCAGGGCAATAGTTTTTCCAAGTACGTTTGTAGCGTTGTTTATAACTTTTGTTTTTATTACAACTAGCAGGAGCCATTTTTACTGTTATTGTTTTTTTATCATTAGTCCAGCTGACACCTGCTAGAATCCTATAACCATCACGAATAGGCAACAAGATCACCCTTTATATTCTTTCAATACTTTTAAACTTTTCTTAGTAGACATTGCACCATACCATTTATCCATACCCGAATAATCAAAATCTTTCCAACCAGACTTATACTTAACACTTACAGTACGATGAGTACCACTACTTGCAGAAGCAGAATAATAAGAGAGTATCCTACAAGACACTTTATTACTCTTCAATTTAGCAAATATTTTATCACTCATACAAAAACAATCACATGAACCTCCACTATTAGGGTGTTTATATCCTCGCATTGACTTATTAACACTAGCAACAATCTTTTTAATGTCACTATCAGTATTACTATCAGAACTGGAAGATGAATTATCACTAAGAGTAGTAACATTCCTTATATCACCCCAAACACTAACTAAAGCTTTATTACTATATTTTTTAATCAACTTCCCATTTTCATCATACAATTCATAACCTGTCTGAATATCAGAATAATCAGTATTATTAACAAAACTAATAGCACTACTAATACTATAACCTTTCATTTCCTCAGGATAAGGCTTATAAATAAGATTAGCATTCTCATCAATATTAAAATAAATAAGTGTTCCTTTTTGAAATTCAAGCGAAATTAACTGAGAAATAACCTCAAGTATAGTTATATCTTTAAAAGTTAAACTAGAAAAAACCGTTTTAGTTTTCTTTAAACTTAATTTAAGAGGACTAGAACCTAAATATCTCTTAAACAACAACTTCACAATTTGATGTGTTGTTTTCTTTTTAAAAGTTTCAGAAACTTCTCTTAATAAATATCTTTTATAATCTAAACATTCATACTTATAAAAATCATTCTTAGTACTTGTCTTTTTAACAATCTGCCCTGCAAAAGTCCTATGCCTACTACTCACCAGTTTAACATGAGTTCCTTCTTCAAGGTCAGAATATGATGAAAAAGTTAAGCTTCCAGCTTTATTCCAATCTCTTTTAATATTCCAATCAGCAAAAATAGGAGTTTTTTTAAAACTATTAGTTTTTTTAAAAGTAGTATAAAGTTCAGTTGTCATTTTATCCCATATCTCTTTTTAAGATAATCTCTACTTTGTTTATTCCATTTACCAGTCCTATATTTACTTTTAAGCTTAGCTTTTTTCGTTTGCCATCTTTTAAGCTCTTGTTCAGTATAAATACAAAATAATCCATCTCTTCGATACTTAAGATAAAATTTATCTTTCTTAAGCATATCTTGCAAATGATACACACATTTCACTTTGCTTTTTTTACAATTCTTTTTAGGAGTGCATTTAAGCAAAGCAGTTATATACGAAGGCGTTTTATTTTTATTTGTTGATTTAGCAGTTGTGCTTGATGAATTGAATGTGTTAAATTTTTTTATATCAGCTACAAATTTTTCTTGTTCTGTTATAACCCATTCATACTCCCTATAATCTTCAACAGGATAGCTAGGTGTTATAGATTCAACAACTCCCATAAAAGATTTATTACCTATAACAATAGGCACTGATTTAGTTTTTGTTAAATTCACTAGGTTGTTGTAAGCTTTTTCATAAACTTCATACTGATCTGGAGTTAAAATGCTTTTGAATTTTATACTTTCACTTTTGTTTGGGAAATTCTTTAAATATGATTTCCCACTTGTTAATTCAGCTTTTTTATAATTCAAAGTATTTTCAAAATCAACCCCTAGATTCTGGATTATCTTTTCAATTTTAAGTCCATTAACAACAACTTTTGTTAAAGTTACATGTTCACCCATGATTTTTAACTCCTACTAGCTTCACGATCATTATAGTCCTCTATAATATCCATTACGTAATTTGCAACATCTCTTTCAGTAATTAGGCTATTAAAATTATTAATAATGTTATTGCCTCCTGAAGGATACATACTTTCACCATTATTTGCTTCTTCAAAAGGAGAACCAGCAGCACCACCTACCCAATTAACACTACTACCATAATAAATATCCATCACAGAACCAGAATTTTGTCTTAATAAATCATTAACATTTAAATCTGCTTTTTCCTCATCAGTCATACCTGCTGTTAAATTAGCACCTAGTGCAGATCCTGCAGTATAAAAATCACTAGTAAGGCTACGAATAAAACTAATAGTATCATTCATTCCTGAAATAATAGCTGCTATTGGACTGTTTATTCCT
This genomic interval carries:
- a CDS encoding KTSC domain-containing protein — translated: MDRVPVNSKDLASVGYDPITQTLEVELLNKKIYHFYGVSNSDHEDLLSADSHGTYFSKYIKEKYPYKKL
- a CDS encoding YtxH domain-containing protein, which produces MSDDLKDKLKKKVNETNEKIKDVASDAKSVAEDVASDAKDKVDDATDTVKDKTEEAKNKTEHEGKKAKDKAEYEAKEADRKS
- a CDS encoding PRC-barrel domain-containing protein, which codes for MDMKDFLDMEVIDKEGQSIGKVDTVKFNEDTGTINEIVIKLDKGIFSRAKEIITFNEIKKIKDVILLNIMVDME
- the rhuM gene encoding RhuM family protein, with the translated sequence MNELMNFENEEFGKITVLIQNNEYWFVGKEIATKLGYKKTRNALKRHVDDEDKGVAKQGTLGGKQDMTIINESGLYSLILSSKLKTAKSFKKWLTKEVLPSIRKDGYYIKEDKKEQALQHLKKLRSESTHVQKVLNELFIHATDYEPSSLKIGEFYGTMQNKLYQAVTDSTAKELVYYRADHTKPHMGLTTWEGKKDVTKSDVKIGKNYLTKDELDLLVRIINMMIDVIDIKLRMKKEFTIDYVISVFDHYLKLVSEKEVTGYGVINKIEAENNALSELKKYRCLLNVGKEAIGC
- a CDS encoding baseplate J/gp47 family protein, with product MIIQEDAEFIKGDGSIRKLSDIIDENIDLVRNAQFQGLTTVADFNPGSVNYGFIVIYSMLQFNQEMMAETNDENFRLNDAIGDALDEIGYQKGVYREDPSFSTTNVIFNLPNPLESPFTILEGTEVSTDDLVIFTTTEDLKILRGESTGVVEVICEEEGTIGNVKAGEINTIITPLGIDISVINEEDVTDGKDGEDDDNYRARIKDCWLNYQPRTALWFEKKAETIVKSAKYKKINNKQGKLIYKPQNDIREVDLVNYFNLKENDIVDHDLYFQEATPVTVIDENTTITVFLDNNYVPEIVKDQIKNNIQNYINDIEIGDVFKSNCLLFMVESTEGVILVRIDELSDVDLTNEEYAVMGDLNIVEG
- a CDS encoding DUF2634 domain-containing protein; protein product: MVDLGTDIASHGKLSSNGQIALVSGLDNLHQAIKNRIKTYKGTYYYIDEDYGTNLKEFLGYDDSNEMRAIICLDIETSVIQDSRIKDAECYYENGNFKLKITTVNGDEIIEDDLL
- a CDS encoding transglutaminase-like domain-containing protein, whose product is MPIRDGYRILAGVSWTNDKKTITVKMAPASCNKNKSYKQRYKRTWKNYCPACKQSGYLRAIGAKGRKTAVEGEINCSYVNPNGGRCDVDYDGVSGKSKEGSCKYSLTKGSSSSDSNTTAEQKVLDKKKALRELKNEYKEKSKPKKDSKLTIPPLKLIREGSYIELSPPLRSTKTYFIISTDESEDDVQLNISSSVPAPGSQYSEKYTTSVSNGSSDIEKRIRLQGKKLKNVSAIYKWLKTGNGNFKYKYYKGHKIPSENENKFGKASAEWCWKNKRANCVDYAYIFYMMCRGAGIKVNVISGIANFNDRSNRHFWNKYKGKLYDCSSVSARNYRNGKKVI
- a CDS encoding XkdQ/YqbQ family protein — protein: MTTELYTTFKKTNSFKKTPIFADWNIKRDWNKAGSLTFSSYSDLEEGTHVKLVSSRHRTFAGQIVKKTSTKNDFYKYECLDYKRYLLREVSETFKKKTTHQIVKLLFKRYLGSSPLKLSLKKTKTVFSSLTFKDITILEVISQLISLEFQKGTLIYFNIDENANLIYKPYPEEMKGYSISSAISFVNNTDYSDIQTGYELYDENGKLIKKYSNKALVSVWGDIRNVTTLSDNSSSSSDSNTDSDIKKIVASVNKSMRGYKHPNSGGSCDCFCMSDKIFAKLKSNKVSCRILSYYSASASSGTHRTVSVKYKSGWKDFDYSGMDKWYGAMSTKKSLKVLKEYKG